In Cicer arietinum cultivar CDC Frontier isolate Library 1 chromosome 1, Cicar.CDCFrontier_v2.0, whole genome shotgun sequence, one DNA window encodes the following:
- the LOC101495173 gene encoding uncharacterized protein: MVDIAKQGAYSVKTIVTIWTAVFRTVCYSFWTLNNNSRCYFFCLIAGKGTKGMQKYIILEKGRKAIFAILNDAWRRYKCFLKKEHFSKYKTTRERLKNHPHEVPEEDFKNLLEYWKEDHSQEISHQNAQNIAQLKYRHQIGDKGFAVIREKCNEDKEPPTQAEIFIATRQSKKGKELDQETNLAIIKLQDLIEKDGQSSLEAFQTVCGKEKPGRFRCHGRNSTPTLLRRNEEIVKLKREHAEEIKQFNDKIQEIKEKQRKEMEAMEGKFQLILKTMLNSNTVGLNIDALAAFL, from the exons ATGGTAGACATAGCTAAGCAGGGTGCATATAGTGTAAA GACTATTGTTACTATTTGGACTGCTGTTTTTAGGACTGTTTGTTACTCATTTTGGACTTTGAATAATAATTCTCGATGttatttcttttgtttgatTGCAGGAAAAGGAACAAAGGGAATG CAAAAATACATCATTCTAGAGAAAGGAAGGAAAGCTATATTCGCTATTTTAAATGATGCTTGGAGAAGATACAAATGCTTTCTTAAAAAGGAGCATTTTAGTAAGTACAAAACCACGCGCGAGCGGTTAAAAAATCATCCTCATGAGGTACCAGAAGAAGACTTTAAAAACTTATTGGAATATTGGAAAGAAGACCACAGTCAA GAAATCAGTCATCAAAATGCTCAAAATATAGCTCAGCTGAAATACAGACACCAAATAGGGGATAAAGGCTTTGCAGTTATAAGGGAAAAATG TAATGAAGATAAAGAGCCTCCCACTCAAGCTGAAATTTTTATTGCTACTCGACAAAGTAAGAAAGGAAAGGAGTTGGATCAAGAAACCAATCTTGCAATT ATAAAGCTTCAAGACTTGATTGAAAAAGATGGACAGTCATCTTTAGAAGCCTTTCAGACTGTGTGTGGCAAAGAAAAACCTGGGAGATTTCGTTGTCACGGAAGAAATTCAACGCCAACTCTCTTGAGAAGAAATGAAGAAATTGTAAAACTTAAAAGAGAACACGCTGAGGAGATAAAACAGTTTAATGATAAGATACAAGAGATAAAGGAGAAACAACGTAAGGAAATGGAAGCGATGGAAGGAAAATTTCAGCTTATTCTTAAGACAATGTTGAACTCAAACACTGTAGGATTGAATATAGATGCTTTAGCAGCTTTTTTATGA